The following coding sequences are from one Pseudomonas mendocina window:
- the serC gene encoding 3-phosphoserine/phosphohydroxythreonine transaminase: protein MSKRAFNFCAGPAALPTAVLERAQAEMLDWQGRGLSVMEMSHRSDEYVAIASQAEQDLRDLLAVPNDYKVLFLQGGASQQFAEIPLNLLPEDGVADYVETGIWSKKAIEEARRYGAVNVAASAKAHDYFAIPGQNDWQLSKNAAYVHYCSNETIGGLQFDWVPQTGDTPLVVDMSSDILSRPMDVSQFGLIYAGAQKNIGPSGLVVVIVREDLLGRARSACPTMLDYKISADNGSMYNTPATYSWYLSGLVFQWLKEQGGVEAMERVNRAKKDLLYKTIDNSDFYSNPIAHNARSWMNVPFRLADEKLDKAFLAGADERGLLNLKGHRSVGGMRASIYNAVGLDAVEALVAYMAEFEKEHG from the coding sequence GTGAGCAAGCGAGCTTTTAACTTCTGCGCCGGCCCTGCCGCCCTGCCAACTGCCGTACTGGAGCGTGCCCAGGCCGAAATGCTCGACTGGCAAGGTCGAGGTCTGTCGGTCATGGAAATGAGCCATCGCAGCGATGAATACGTAGCGATTGCCAGCCAGGCAGAGCAGGATTTGCGTGATCTGCTCGCGGTGCCCAATGACTACAAGGTGCTGTTCCTGCAGGGCGGTGCCAGTCAGCAGTTTGCCGAGATTCCGCTGAACCTGTTGCCGGAAGATGGTGTGGCTGACTATGTCGAGACCGGCATCTGGTCGAAGAAGGCTATCGAAGAAGCGCGTCGCTATGGCGCCGTCAATGTGGCTGCCAGTGCCAAGGCGCACGACTACTTCGCCATTCCCGGGCAGAACGACTGGCAACTGTCGAAGAATGCCGCTTACGTGCACTACTGCAGCAACGAGACCATCGGCGGTCTGCAGTTCGACTGGGTGCCGCAGACCGGTGATACCCCGCTGGTGGTGGACATGTCCTCGGACATCCTGTCGCGGCCTATGGACGTGTCGCAGTTCGGCCTGATCTACGCCGGCGCGCAGAAGAACATCGGCCCCAGCGGCCTGGTGGTGGTGATCGTGCGTGAAGACCTGCTCGGTCGCGCCCGCAGCGCCTGCCCGACCATGCTTGATTACAAGATCTCCGCTGATAACGGCTCGATGTACAACACTCCGGCGACCTATTCCTGGTACCTGTCCGGCCTGGTTTTCCAGTGGCTGAAGGAGCAGGGCGGTGTCGAGGCCATGGAGCGGGTCAATCGTGCCAAGAAGGATCTGTTGTACAAGACCATCGACAACAGCGACTTCTACAGCAACCCCATTGCCCACAACGCGCGCTCCTGGATGAACGTGCCGTTCCGTCTGGCCGATGAAAAGCTGGACAAGGCTTTCCTGGCGGGTGCCGATGAGCGCGGACTGCTCAACCTCAAGGGGCATCGTTCGGTCGGCGGCATGCGTGCCTCCATCTACAACGCCGTTGGCCTGGATGCGGTCGAGGCGCTGGTAGCCTACATGGCTGAGTTCGAGAAGGAGCACGGCTGA
- the pheA gene encoding prephenate dehydratase, producing MSEQELQALRVRIDNLDERILELISDRARCAEEVARVKMKELKEGESPVFYRPEREAQVLKRVMERNQGPLGNEEMARLFREIMSSCLALENPLKVAYLGPEGTFSQAAAMKHFGHAVISVPMAAIDEVFREVAAGAVNFGVVPVENSTEGAINHTLDSFLEHDMVICGEVELRIHHHLLVGETTQTNKITRIYSHAQSLAQCRKWLDAHYPNVERVAVSSNADAAKRVKSEWNSAAIAGDMAANLYGLTKLAEKIEDRPDNSTRFLIIGSQEVPPTGDDKTSIIVSMRNKPGALHELLVPFHNNGIDLTRIETRPSRSGKWTYVFFIDFVGHHRDPLIKDVLEKLAQEAVALKVLGSYPKAVL from the coding sequence ATGTCCGAGCAGGAACTGCAAGCGCTGCGGGTGCGCATCGACAACCTCGACGAACGCATCCTCGAGCTGATCAGCGACCGCGCGCGCTGCGCCGAAGAAGTGGCGCGGGTGAAGATGAAGGAGCTGAAGGAAGGCGAGTCGCCGGTCTTCTACCGCCCCGAACGCGAGGCCCAGGTGCTCAAGCGCGTCATGGAACGCAACCAGGGGCCGCTGGGCAACGAGGAAATGGCGCGGTTGTTCCGGGAAATCATGTCCTCCTGCCTGGCGCTGGAAAACCCGCTGAAAGTCGCTTATCTCGGCCCTGAGGGTACCTTCAGCCAGGCTGCGGCGATGAAGCACTTCGGTCATGCGGTGATCAGCGTGCCGATGGCAGCCATCGACGAAGTGTTCCGCGAAGTGGCTGCCGGTGCGGTGAACTTTGGCGTGGTGCCGGTGGAGAATTCCACCGAGGGCGCGATCAACCACACGCTGGACAGCTTCCTCGAGCACGACATGGTGATCTGCGGTGAAGTCGAACTGCGAATTCACCATCACCTGCTGGTGGGCGAAACGACCCAGACCAACAAGATCACCCGCATCTACTCCCATGCCCAGTCGCTGGCCCAGTGCCGCAAGTGGCTGGATGCGCATTATCCGAATGTCGAGCGTGTGGCGGTTTCCAGCAACGCCGACGCGGCCAAACGGGTCAAGAGCGAGTGGAACAGCGCGGCCATCGCCGGCGACATGGCGGCCAATCTGTATGGGCTGACCAAGCTGGCAGAGAAGATCGAGGATCGCCCGGACAACTCTACGCGTTTCCTCATCATTGGCAGCCAGGAAGTGCCGCCGACCGGCGATGACAAGACCTCGATCATCGTCTCGATGCGCAACAAGCCGGGCGCGCTGCATGAGCTGCTGGTGCCTTTCCACAACAACGGTATCGACCTGACGCGCATCGAAACGCGCCCCTCGCGCAGCGGCAAGTGGACCTACGTGTTCTTCATTGATTTCGTCGGCCATCATCGCGACCCATTGATCAAGGACGTGCTGGAGAAGCTCGCCCAGGAAGCCGTAGCGCTGAAGGTGCTGGGGTCTTATCCGAAGGCGGTGCTTTGA
- the hisC gene encoding histidinol-phosphate transaminase — protein MSCDFLALAQPGVQKLSPYVPGKPVDELARELGLDPAGIVKLASNENPLGPSAKVLAAIRAELDELTRYPDGNGFTLKAALAARYGVQAAQVTLGNGSNDILELVARAYLAPGLNAVFSDYAFAVYPIATQAVGAQGKIVPAKDYGHDLDAMLAAIDDHTRVVFIANPNNPTGTWFGPEALEAFLARVPESVLVVLDEAYIEYAEGDELPDGLDYLARHSNLLVSRTFSKAYGLASLRVGYAISSPAIADVLNRVRQPFNVNSLALAAACAALADTEYLAEGRRLNDVGMQQLQDGLRELGLSWIPSKGNFIAVDFGRDTAAINQALLREGVIVRPMAGYRMPNFLRVSIGLPKENARFLEALAKVLSA, from the coding sequence ATGAGTTGCGATTTCCTAGCCCTGGCTCAGCCAGGCGTGCAAAAACTGTCCCCCTACGTACCTGGCAAGCCAGTCGATGAGCTGGCTCGCGAGCTGGGGCTCGACCCTGCCGGCATCGTCAAGCTGGCCAGTAACGAGAACCCGCTTGGTCCCAGCGCCAAGGTGCTTGCTGCAATTCGTGCCGAGCTGGACGAGTTGACCCGCTATCCCGACGGTAACGGTTTCACCCTCAAGGCTGCCCTGGCTGCGCGCTATGGCGTGCAGGCGGCGCAAGTCACGCTGGGCAACGGTTCCAACGACATTCTCGAGCTGGTCGCCCGTGCTTATCTGGCGCCCGGCCTCAATGCCGTGTTCAGCGACTATGCCTTCGCCGTCTATCCCATCGCCACTCAGGCCGTTGGTGCGCAAGGCAAGATCGTGCCTGCCAAGGATTACGGTCACGATCTGGACGCGATGCTGGCGGCCATCGATGACCACACTCGTGTGGTATTCATCGCCAACCCCAACAACCCGACGGGCACCTGGTTTGGCCCTGAGGCGCTTGAAGCCTTCCTGGCCAGGGTGCCGGAGTCGGTGCTGGTGGTGCTGGACGAGGCCTATATCGAATACGCCGAAGGCGATGAATTACCGGATGGGCTGGACTACCTGGCGCGTCATTCCAACCTGCTGGTTTCGCGCACCTTCTCCAAGGCCTACGGCCTGGCTTCGCTGCGTGTGGGTTACGCCATCAGCTCGCCAGCCATTGCCGATGTGCTCAATCGCGTACGCCAGCCCTTCAACGTCAATAGCCTGGCTCTGGCGGCTGCCTGTGCAGCGCTGGCGGATACCGAGTACCTGGCAGAAGGGCGCCGCCTCAATGACGTCGGCATGCAGCAGTTGCAGGACGGCCTGCGTGAGTTGGGGCTGAGCTGGATTCCCTCCAAAGGCAATTTCATCGCTGTCGATTTTGGGCGCGACACTGCCGCGATCAATCAGGCGCTGCTGCGTGAAGGGGTGATAGTGCGGCCGATGGCCGGTTATCGCATGCCTAATTTCCTGCGGGTTTCCATCGGTTTGCCGAAAGAGAATGCTCGCTTCCTCGAGGCGCTGGCCAAGGTGCTGTCGGCGTGA
- the cysC gene encoding adenylyl-sulfate kinase codes for MSTRQKPCVVWFSGLSGAGKSTLAEALERSLQAAGLHTYLLDGDRLRLGLNRDLGFSEQDRQENIRRAGEVAALMAEAGLIVLAAFISPFRADRDAVRQLLPGRFVEVFIDTPLHVCEARDPKGLYRRARAGLIQNFTGLDSPFEAPQAAELRFDTSSCSVEEAVQQIHDYLRSHHAL; via the coding sequence CTGAGTACGCGGCAGAAACCCTGCGTCGTCTGGTTCTCAGGGCTCAGCGGTGCGGGTAAGTCGACCCTGGCCGAGGCGCTGGAGCGCAGCCTGCAAGCCGCGGGCCTGCATACTTATCTGCTCGATGGAGATCGCCTGCGCCTCGGTCTGAATCGTGATCTGGGTTTCTCCGAGCAAGATCGGCAGGAGAATATTCGCCGTGCTGGTGAGGTGGCCGCATTGATGGCCGAGGCAGGATTGATCGTGCTGGCCGCGTTCATTTCGCCTTTTCGCGCTGATCGCGATGCTGTGCGTCAATTGTTGCCCGGCCGATTCGTCGAGGTCTTCATTGATACGCCTCTGCACGTTTGCGAGGCCCGTGATCCGAAAGGACTGTACCGGCGGGCGCGAGCCGGTCTGATCCAGAACTTCACGGGGCTTGATTCTCCATTCGAGGCACCGCAGGCTGCCGAGTTGCGTTTCGACACCAGCAGCTGTTCGGTTGAAGAGGCCGTGCAGCAGATCCACGACTACCTCAGGAGCCATCATGCCCTGTGA